In Lycium barbarum isolate Lr01 chromosome 9, ASM1917538v2, whole genome shotgun sequence, the DNA window attactcataaatcaagaacatgtttacaagctatcttatgaaaccatgtttacaagttatttcgtgaaatcatgattccaagacaagtacaagtaaattcacgaaagtcatgggcttcttagccaactatattattttcatgttcgggagttgtattaataccgagaaggctcggatagcctgaaactacgtatgccaacgtaggataaggatcgctccgcccagataggacgattcctacatattttccccattgagggattttggatccattcatgtcatgttcatgtctcgtgccccggcaaggtacgagatggcttagctgatcgggcagagatcagactccacgtttctccccgtggtggttcatgtcggtattacagaatATTACAGAATATTACAGatcattacagattattacagattatctcatgcttacCGTACTCATGATTATGTCCAGTTCtagtactcagtttcagtttcaatttcatgtttatgtactcatgctcatgctcatgttcatgtccaggttttaagtttcagttcttatcatgctatttcatgtctcatgttatttcattcagttgttttacataccagtacattcaatgtgctgacgtccccttttattacccgggggcctgcatttcacgatgcaggtactgatatacaggacgacacatctgctcagtaggacaacattcgtatcagcttattggtgagccccatctcattcgggatttagtcaacttttgtttatgattaattatgcatctaaaggtatgctggggggccttgtcccagtaagtatgtttttcagtcagactcataatagaggtttcatagactagaaaattcagttatgtcatgtcagacatttggagtcgtatagccattttggctcactcatgtttaaacaagtattttattaagtattatgacttaacatgttttataaaggcttatcatgcattcacgttatattccgcatatgttatgtatcatgatgattcagcaagccatgtggttcgctcggtcacatgcagtcaggcaccgagtgccgtgttacgtccaggccatggttcggggcgtgacaccttCTTTCATCCTTCTTCTCAATCCAGATTGTGAATTGAATCCCCTTCTTTCATCCTTCTTCTCAATCTAGATTTTGtgttcttctcttcttcttcttgacaTGAACTTTTTAATCCTTTACTTAATTCTCAGATTACAACATTTGTCTATTGGTGCACAACTGGCATTCTTTTATCTCTATGCACAAACCAACCAACAGTTAATTTTATGAAATAAAATTCAATTAAATAATTTTGACAGTTAATGGTAAACCAATGATCACTTGAcctgtgcatccaacttgttcaAGGCGTCGTGATAAAGAGAAGAGGCCCCATTCCCTCTCAAGTTGCATTTTTGGTCCTAGCCTTCAGTCGTTATTTTTATTGACAGCCAGCATAGGGTCCCATAAGCTTATACAAGAAGCACATCTATTTATGAATTTGTTCCTTTACCCCATTTAGTTATATGCACTACTTTTGGGTTGGGTAGAAGATTGAGGACTTAAAAGATATTACAGGTCAGGTGTCTATGCTGGAAAAAACACACACTTTTAATCTGATAACATCCTATGCCAAACGTATGAAAttgtgtttcaactttcaactgCGTATGAATGTTCTCTAGCGAAATGAAATGGTATGAATTCTCACCACCATTAAAGAGTTTGCATTTTCCTTGTCAGTGCTATATTGTACTACAAATCAAAGGTGCAGTGCAGTAATTGAAATCTCTTCATCTTTCATTAGAGATATTTGAATTCAAACCTTCTTTCGGAAAAGTCTCTCTTCCCAACAACGTtaggggtaagatctgcgtacatcttaccctctccCGACACACTCATGTTGACTTCAAACCTTGTGAATGGAAAATCTCTTGATATAATTAGTTTTTACACTTTATTGACCTACTTAGCATGAATCTAAATTAGCCAAACTTTTGAATTTAGAATATTAAATACTTTAAAGAAGGATAAAACAAAGACTTGTCAATTGTTGGCAGGTTTATAAGTCAGCTTTGCACTATGATACAAATAATTATGACTCATCCTCCTCGTCCACTCGCATCCCAACTCCCACATTACCAGATTTTTTTAGAGCACATATTTCACGTTCTTCTTCACGTCCTTTTCAATACATAACACCACCCAATCTGTCCAGCCTACTCCAATACTTTATCTTTAAAATTATAATACTATCATTCGCAAGTTGCAAACTCCCCAACACCTCATATCTTTCTTGCCTTCCTCTTTTATTTTTAATCAAAAAGGACGCTTTATTGCCTTCCTGGAGTAGTATTTTTTTGAAGTATTAGTAAAGTAAAGTactatctcatcatcatcatcgcacTTTGCTTTAAATTATAGCCCGAGGATAATCAAACATCTTACTGCGGAAAAAAAAAAGCCTAAAGAAAATAGATAAAGAGAAAAATAGTACAATGAATTGTCCCAGAGATTGGCCAGAACCCATAGTCCAAGTGCAATCTTTATCAGATAGTGGAATCTCCGAAATTCCAGAAAGATATGTGAAGCCGCCAACGGACAGACCAATATCATTAAGTAGTTCCTCCCAGAGTGATGTGAACAGCCCAATCATCGATCTTCAGGGATTATTCGACAATGAAAGAAAAAGTTTTAGTGGCCTTAAATCATCGTTGATATATGAGCAGATATCAGAGGCATGCCGGAACTGGGGTTTCTTCCAGGTGGTGAACCATGGTGTTCCTCCTGAGCTCATGGACCAGGCAAGAGAAGTATGGCAAGAATTCTTTCACCAGCCCGTGGAAATGAAGCAGTGTTACGCCAATTCACCAAAGACTTACGAGGGCTATGGCAGCCGCCTTGGTGTTGAGAAAGGTGCCATTCTTGATTGGAGCGACTATTATTTTCTTCACTATCttccttgttccttcaaggaccACAAAAAGTGGCCTGCTCTTCCTGTTTCTTTAAGGTACGTCGTGCTACTAGTCTGCCACCCTTTTTCTTGAAAACGCCTATGAATTACTCTATTTACTCTTACATTCTGGTTGGCTGTTGGGCTTGATCCCATGACGTCCTTTTCTTAATACTATTTTTGTATTCGGATTCGGATATTTCAGATTTGCTATTGGGGAGAAGCGATGAATGACCTATCATTATTGAATGACATCTATATAATCTATATGCTAAGTTTGTATTGGGAACCAACTTGGGATGTATGGCTAATTTAAAGTACTAATACAAATTCTCTTTTTTAAGAAATTTTTATTTAAAGGTCTCGAACCCTAGACTTTTATTTATAGGGCTCGAACCCAAGACTTTTACTGGGTCCTCCTAACCTCAAGATATGTCGCCTTCTTCGGGTTATAGTtttaaggcttttttttttttttttaaaagtaaggCAGGTTTCAATTTGGTATCTTGGTTTAATAATTTCTAAATAATTAGGTCTTCAATTAGTGCTTTGAAACTATTCAGAAGAAAATTAAGTTTTGTGCTGGGGTAGTTTGAGCTAAATACTGGTAAAAACACTCCTTTTGCTTGTCTTCATTTTCGAAAAGTAAAACCTCCAAAATTTCGTTTTATAAAACGGTGTGCTTTCTACTTTTATAATAGTTGTAAGAATTTTGGAGTCATTATTAAATGGTTGTAACAAAAATGTAGGGAAGTGATTGAAGAGTACTCAAAACAAGTGGTGAATTTTGGGGGGCGTTTAATGAAGGTATTATCAGCAAATCTTGGATTAAGTGAGGATTACTTGGAAAATGCATTTGGAGGTGAAGATAATATTGGAGCATGTCTAAGGGTTAATTTTTACCCAAAATGTCCACAACCAGACCTTACATTAGGCCTTTCGCCACATTCTGATCCTGGTGGATTAACCTTTCTCCTCCCTGACCAGCACGTCGTCGGCCTTCAAGTTCGCCACAACGGGCACTGGATTACTGTAAAACCAGCTTCACATGCTTTCATTGTCAATATGGTGATCAAGTTCAGGTCAGTTAAATTACACACATCTTATCTTCTCTAGCTTGTTACTTTTTACTATAAAGTTTTCTTTGAATGTACACATTTTCTTAGAGACCATTTGGATTAGCCGAGAAAAAATGAATTTTAAGCATAAGTGtttaaagtactttttaagtgctaaaattattttataaataaacagttatgtgtttggataaaagtggttaaagggtttttagaagtaagtatagtattggaattaacagaaaatataagagataatttttttggggtggtatttaaattttgcccctcatatttatggtctttaaattttgcccttcggctaaaacccataggttccgggttagaaaccccgctcagtcaaaaatttaaaaaaaaattgcaaagcaaagtttaaatttcgctatgccccctccggcagatttttagtcatgtttaactaaaagtctgccggagggggcaaactttgccttgaagcatatatacgtatttttttttttaacttttcaaggtaaacttttagtaatgccttaactaaaagtgtgccccataaaacataactaaaagtatgccccataaggcgtaagttttccttaaggcataactaaaagtttgtcttataaggcaaagtttaaattttgctatgccccctccggcagacttttagttgtgtttaactagaagtctgccggagggggcagacttttagttgtgtttaactaaaagtctgccccctccggcagactttgccttgaagcatatatatatatatatatatatatatatagttttttttacttttcaaggtaaacttttagttatg includes these proteins:
- the LOC132608941 gene encoding jasmonate-induced oxygenase 2-like isoform X3, which translates into the protein MNCPRDWPEPIVQVQSLSDSGISEIPERYVKPPTDRPISLSSSSQSDVNSPIIDLQGLFDNERKSFSGLKSSLIYEQISEACRNWGFFQVVNHGVPPELMDQAREVWQEFFHQPVEMKQCYANSPKTYEGYGSRLGVEKGAILDWSDYYFLHYLPCSFKDHKKWPALPVSLREVIEEYSKQVVNFGGRLMKVLSANLGLSEDYLENAFGGEDNIGACLRVNFYPKCPQPDLTLGLSPHSDPGGLTFLLPDQHVVGLQVRHNGHWITVKPASHAFIVNMVIKFSSTIPISYIREGL
- the LOC132608941 gene encoding jasmonate-induced oxygenase 2-like isoform X1, yielding MNCPRDWPEPIVQVQSLSDSGISEIPERYVKPPTDRPISLSSSSQSDVNSPIIDLQGLFDNERKSFSGLKSSLIYEQISEACRNWGFFQVVNHGVPPELMDQAREVWQEFFHQPVEMKQCYANSPKTYEGYGSRLGVEKGAILDWSDYYFLHYLPCSFKDHKKWPALPVSLREVIEEYSKQVVNFGGRLMKVLSANLGLSEDYLENAFGGEDNIGACLRVNFYPKCPQPDLTLGLSPHSDPGGLTFLLPDQHVVGLQVRHNGHWITVKPASHAFIVNMVIKFRCTGRQTGLIVAYSEIA
- the LOC132608941 gene encoding jasmonate-induced oxygenase 2-like isoform X2, with protein sequence MNCPRDWPEPIVQVQSLSDSGISEIPERYVKPPTDRPISLSSSSQSDVNSPIIDLQGLFDNERKSFSGLKSSLIYEQISEACRNWGFFQVVNHGVPPELMDQAREVWQEFFHQPVEMKQCYANSPKTYEGYGSRLGVEKGAILDWSDYYFLHYLPCSFKDHKKWPALPVSLREVIEEYSKQVVNFGGRLMKVLSANLGLSEDYLENAFGGEDNIGACLRVNFYPKCPQPDLTLGLSPHSDPGGLTFLLPDQHVVGLQVRHNGHWITVKPASHAFIVNMVIKFSSSTIPISYIREGL
- the LOC132608941 gene encoding jasmonate-induced oxygenase 2-like isoform X4, yielding MNCPRDWPEPIVQVQSLSDSGISEIPERYVKPPTDRPISLSSSSQSDVNSPIIDLQGLFDNERKSFSGLKSSLIYEQISEACRNWGFFQVVNHGVPPELMDQAREVWQEFFHQPVEMKQCYANSPKTYEGYGSRLGVEKGAILDWSDYYFLHYLPCSFKDHKKWPALPVSLREVIEEYSKQVVNFGGRLMKVLSANLGLSEDYLENAFGGEDNIGACLRVNFYPKCPQPDLTLGLSPHSDPGGLTFLLPDQHVVGLQVRHNGHWITVKPASHAFIVNMVIKFRFTSTDG
- the LOC132608941 gene encoding jasmonate-induced oxygenase 2-like isoform X5, with protein sequence MNCPRDWPEPIVQVQSLSDSGISEIPERYVKPPTDRPISLSSSSQSDVNSPIIDLQGLFDNERKSFSGLKSSLIYEQISEACRNWGFFQVVNHGVPPELMDQAREVWQEFFHQPVEMKQCYANSPKTYEGYGSRLGVEKGAILDWSDYYFLHYLPCSFKDHKKWPALPVSLREVIEEYSKQVVNFGGRLMKVLSANLGLSEDYLENAFGGEDNIGACLRVNFYPKCPQPDLTLGLSPHSDPGGLTFLLPDQHVVGLQVRHNGHWITVKPASHAFIVNMVIKFRIR